The stretch of DNA AGCAGAATTAGGCGGTATATGTTTAAATTGGGGATGTATTCCAACTAAAGCACTATTAAAAAGTGCTAATGTTTTTGAGTACATCAATCATGCTGCAGATTATGGTATTACAGTAAAAAGTGCTGATGCAGATTTTCCTGCAATTGTTAAAAGAAGTAGAGATGTTGCATCTGGTATGAGTAATGGTATTCAATTTTTAATGAAAAAAAATAAAATTGATGTAATTAAAGGTAGTGCAATGCTTAAAAAAGGGCAAAAAGTTGCAGTAGAAGGTGATGATAAAAAAGTTACTGAGTACGAAGGTAAACACATTATTATTGCTACAGGTGCTCGTTCTAGAGTGTTGCCGAATTTGCCACAAGACGGAAAAAAAATAATTGGATACAGAGAAGCATTAGTGTTACCAAAGTTACCAAAGAAAATGGTGGTAGTAGGTTCAGGGGCTATTGGTTCTGAGTTTGCTTACTTTTATAATGCAATGGGTGTTGAAGTAACTTTAATCGAATTTTTACCAAACATTGTTCCTTTAGAGGATGAAGAAGTTTCTAAACAATTAGAACGTTCGTTCAAAAAAGCTGGAATTAATGTTATGACCAATTCATCTGTTGAAAGTGTAGATACAAAAGGAACTGGATGTAAAGTATTGGTAAAGACCAAAAAAGGTGATGAAACTATTGAATGTGATGTTGTTTTATCTGCTGTAGGTATCAAAAGAAACATTGAAAATATTGGTTTAGAAGAAGTTGGTATTGTTGTAGACAAAGATATTATTGTAACCAACGATTTCTACCAAACCAACATACCAGGTTATTATGCAATTGGTGATGTAACCAAAGGACATGCTTTAGCACACGTAGCTTCAGCTGAAGGTATTATTTGTGTAGAGAAAATTGCAGGAATGCATGTTGATGCGTTGGATTATGGAAACATACCAGGTTGTACTTATTGCTCACCAGAAGTTGCTTCTGTGGGTATGACAGAAAAAATGGCGGTAGAAAAAGGTTATGAAATTAAAGTAGGTAAATTCCCATTTTCAGCATCAGGTAAAGCAAGTGCTGCTGGACATAAAGATGGGTTTGTAAAACTTATTTTTGATGCAAAATATGGCGAATTACTAGGTGGTCACTTAATTGGTGCTAATGTTACCGAAATGGTGGCTGAATTAGTGGCTATTCGTAAGTTAGAAACTACGGGTCACGAATTAATTAAAACAGTTCATCCTCACCCAACCATGAGCGAAGCTATAATGGAAGCTGCTGCTGCTGCTTATGGTGAAGTGATTCACATGTAAACTCAACGTCTCCCGATAGCTATCGGGACTTCGAAAGCAGGAATCTAGTAATAAAAAAATCCCTTTATCCATTCGGATAGAGGGATTTTTGTTTAAACTTGCTACAGTTAGTTGTAAAATTATGTGTGGAATAATAGGAATCATTTCTCAAAACAACCAAGAGCTTGGTAAAATTGGTGTTGCCACACAAACTTTATCCAAAAGAGGACCAGATAATCAAAGTACACAGCTTTTTGATGGATTGGCTTTAGGTCATGCTCGGCTTTCAATTATTGATACTACTGAAGCTGCAAACCAACCATTTTTGGATGTTAGTGGTCGATACACCATTGTTTTTAATGGTGAAATATTTAATTTCAAAGAGCTTAAAGAAGATTTAATAAAACAAGGTGTAACGTTTAAAACCAATAGCGACACAGAAGTACTGTTGTATTTGTATATCAAACATCAACAGAAATGCTTAGAAATGCTCAATGGTTTTTTTGCTTTTGCCATTTTCGATAAACAAAACAACTCCTTGTTTGTTGCTCGCGACCGAATGGGGATAAAACCATTGCTGTATTATTTTGATGGCACTACTTTTATATTTGCATCAGAATTAAAAGCTATTGTAAAATTTAAAATCGATAAAACAGTTGATAGCACGAGTTTGTTTAACTATTTACAATTCAACTATATTCCAACACACGATTCTATTTTTAAACAAGTAAAAAAACTCCAACCAGCTCATTTTATTTTTATTGCTGATATTACAAGCACAATTACTGTTTCGGAAACCCAATATTTTTCAATTCCGACTGAGGAAATAATACCTTCTTCAAGCAATTACGAAAAAGCGAAAACGGAGTTGGTTAATTTATTGGAAGATTCGGTTCAAAAAAGATTAATTGCTGATGTGCCTATTGGGACTTTTTTAAGTGGAGGAGTGGATTCTTCTATTATAAGTTTGTTAGCAAAACGACATAAATCCGATTTAAATACCTTCTCGATTGGTTATAAAGACGAACCTTTTTTTGATGAAACTAGATATGCAACTGCTGTTGCCAAAAAAATTGGGAGTAATCATCATTGCTTTTCGCTTACCAACAACGATTTGTACGAACATTTAAATGATATTTTAGATTATATCGACGAGCCATTTGCCGATTCATCAGCCATTGCAGTTTATTTGTTGAGTAAATACACTAAGCAACATGTTACTGTTGCTTTGTCGGGAGATGGTGCTGATGAGATTTTTTCGGGATACAACAAACATGCTGCAGAATTTAAGGTTAGAAATAGCGGTTTTAAAGAGTCCTTAATTAAAGGAGGTTACCCGATTTGGAAAACATTACCTAAATCAAGAAATAATGCGATTACCAATGTAAATAGGCAGTTGTACAAATTTAGTCAAGGAGCTAAATTATCGAATAAAGAACGCTATTGGCTTTGGGCATCTATACAACCTGAAAAGGTTGTTGAAGAATTGCTTTCTGTTAATTACAATCAGCAAGAATGCAGCTCAAGAAAAGAACAGCTTTTAAAATCTATACAAAACAACGGTAGTTTTAACGATGTATTATTTACGGATACAAAAATGGTATTGGTAAATGATATGCTTCGAAAAGTTGACGCCATGAGTATGGCAAATAGTTTAGAAGTGAGAACGCCGTTTTTGGATTATCGAGTGGTAAATTTTGCTTTTTCTTTACCTGTTGAGTTTAAAATAAATGGGCAAATGAAAAAAAGAATTTTACAAGATGCTTTTAGAAATGAATTGCCAGAGGAAGTTTACAACCGTCCCAAACATGGGTTTGAGGTACCCTTATTATCTTGGTTTAGAAACGAATTAAAATCGACGATTGAGGATGATTTATTGGGTGATAATTTTATTCAAGAACAAGGAGTTTTTAATTTATCTGCGATAAAACAATTAAAAAAACAACTTTTTTCTCAAAATCCTAATGATAGTGGGGCAACCATTTGGGCAATAATTGTGTTTAATACGTGGTGGAAAAAGTATATGATGAGCTAAATGGCAGAAAAGAAAAAAATAAAAGTA from Flavobacteriales bacterium encodes:
- the lpdA gene encoding dihydrolipoyl dehydrogenase; the encoded protein is MSYDVIVVGSGPGGYVAAIRASQLGLKTAVIEKAELGGICLNWGCIPTKALLKSANVFEYINHAADYGITVKSADADFPAIVKRSRDVASGMSNGIQFLMKKNKIDVIKGSAMLKKGQKVAVEGDDKKVTEYEGKHIIIATGARSRVLPNLPQDGKKIIGYREALVLPKLPKKMVVVGSGAIGSEFAYFYNAMGVEVTLIEFLPNIVPLEDEEVSKQLERSFKKAGINVMTNSSVESVDTKGTGCKVLVKTKKGDETIECDVVLSAVGIKRNIENIGLEEVGIVVDKDIIVTNDFYQTNIPGYYAIGDVTKGHALAHVASAEGIICVEKIAGMHVDALDYGNIPGCTYCSPEVASVGMTEKMAVEKGYEIKVGKFPFSASGKASAAGHKDGFVKLIFDAKYGELLGGHLIGANVTEMVAELVAIRKLETTGHELIKTVHPHPTMSEAIMEAAAAAYGEVIHM
- the asnB gene encoding asparagine synthase (glutamine-hydrolyzing); the protein is MCGIIGIISQNNQELGKIGVATQTLSKRGPDNQSTQLFDGLALGHARLSIIDTTEAANQPFLDVSGRYTIVFNGEIFNFKELKEDLIKQGVTFKTNSDTEVLLYLYIKHQQKCLEMLNGFFAFAIFDKQNNSLFVARDRMGIKPLLYYFDGTTFIFASELKAIVKFKIDKTVDSTSLFNYLQFNYIPTHDSIFKQVKKLQPAHFIFIADITSTITVSETQYFSIPTEEIIPSSSNYEKAKTELVNLLEDSVQKRLIADVPIGTFLSGGVDSSIISLLAKRHKSDLNTFSIGYKDEPFFDETRYATAVAKKIGSNHHCFSLTNNDLYEHLNDILDYIDEPFADSSAIAVYLLSKYTKQHVTVALSGDGADEIFSGYNKHAAEFKVRNSGFKESLIKGGYPIWKTLPKSRNNAITNVNRQLYKFSQGAKLSNKERYWLWASIQPEKVVEELLSVNYNQQECSSRKEQLLKSIQNNGSFNDVLFTDTKMVLVNDMLRKVDAMSMANSLEVRTPFLDYRVVNFAFSLPVEFKINGQMKKRILQDAFRNELPEEVYNRPKHGFEVPLLSWFRNELKSTIEDDLLGDNFIQEQGVFNLSAIKQLKKQLFSQNPNDSGATIWAIIVFNTWWKKYMMS